From Actinoplanes oblitus, a single genomic window includes:
- a CDS encoding DUF742 domain-containing protein, which translates to MNPEDGPMVRPFMVTGGRTEPMHDGLRIETQLYATPAALSAPLRFEARRIVERCQSPRSTADLASVLGLPLGVVRVIVADLITDGLVLVDQTPGELSTTLIERIRDRVRAL; encoded by the coding sequence ATGAACCCCGAGGACGGCCCGATGGTCCGGCCCTTCATGGTCACCGGCGGCCGCACCGAGCCGATGCACGACGGCCTGCGGATCGAGACACAGCTCTACGCCACCCCGGCCGCGCTCTCCGCGCCGCTGCGCTTCGAGGCCCGGCGGATCGTCGAGAGGTGTCAGTCGCCGCGATCGACAGCGGACCTCGCGTCAGTGCTCGGCCTGCCGCTGGGTGTCGTCCGGGTGATCGTCGCCGACCTGATCACCGATGGCTTGGTGCTCGTGGACCAGACGCCGGGCGAGCTGTCCACCACACTGATCGAGAGGATCCGGGATCGTGTTCGGGCGCTCTGA
- a CDS encoding nitrate- and nitrite sensing domain-containing protein codes for MRRTTRRDHTIRGRVVRMLALPLAAMLTLLAVIYGNEISRYRDASAAERRITQILALQGLIQELQSERGLTVAVLGGNTAFRDRIAPARQRVDAKRTELTSALGGASDQLAGLARIRAAADTGDGERDDTFDFYTGVIEHLMDDTRHLEIVDDLDLRRGAESLEMLTEVKESTAQEWVFLDGVITAGGFQSGEFSELLNIVAARDLSLGEFDEFADPAAAAAKTTLMSSDAATRAHAVERAALRAGDRQSLLADSGAWWTAVATMLDDMTGLAQQIGTRTLARAQDLRDRATLRLALLSAIVLLCLAGSAYLAIGATRSLAEPLAALAGEADRLAGTRLPEAVRRAAAGEETGPPGEVPVARGASAEVRQVAAAFDRVQTTAYALATEQARLRRTTAESLADLGRRNQNLLRRQLGFITRLEREESTPGGLANLFELDHLATRMRRNAESLLVLVGAASPRQWPEPLPLADVIRAAVSEVEEYRRVVLRRLDDAMVQGAVASGLAHMLAELIENGLTFSPPDLEVEIHGRRIGDGYLIAVCDQGVGMSDDDLNRANERLRGEGDFMVGPARFLGHYVVGRLAAEMRAGVRLTPSPVTGVTARISLPAELLAEPAEMATDPDPALEPAPLEQPRTADPVRIRPRALEVDYVVVTERPAITALDVDRTANGLRKRIPRARRADRGPVPAARASHASNGSHAPNGSHGSNGSHGSNGSHGSQGAHASRASQDEPAVAVSDAPGAVRDRLTALRAGIERGSRPAAATSFGDPAPTAPSFGDPALTAPSEETR; via the coding sequence ATGCGGCGCACCACCCGGCGCGACCACACCATCCGCGGGCGCGTCGTACGCATGCTGGCCCTGCCGCTGGCGGCCATGCTCACGCTGCTCGCCGTCATCTACGGCAACGAGATCTCCCGCTACCGCGACGCGTCCGCCGCCGAACGCCGGATCACCCAGATCCTGGCGCTGCAGGGCCTGATCCAGGAGCTGCAGAGCGAGCGCGGCCTGACCGTGGCGGTACTCGGCGGGAACACCGCCTTCCGGGACCGGATCGCCCCGGCGCGGCAGCGGGTGGACGCCAAGCGCACCGAGCTGACCTCCGCGCTCGGCGGAGCCAGCGACCAGCTGGCCGGCCTCGCCCGGATCCGGGCCGCCGCCGACACCGGCGACGGCGAGCGGGACGACACCTTCGACTTCTACACCGGGGTGATCGAGCACCTGATGGACGACACCCGGCACCTGGAGATCGTCGACGACCTGGACCTGCGCCGCGGCGCCGAGTCGCTGGAGATGCTCACCGAGGTCAAGGAGTCGACAGCCCAGGAGTGGGTGTTCCTGGACGGCGTGATCACCGCCGGCGGCTTCCAGAGCGGCGAGTTCTCCGAGCTGCTCAACATCGTCGCGGCCCGGGATCTCTCGCTCGGCGAGTTCGACGAGTTCGCCGACCCGGCCGCGGCGGCCGCCAAGACCACGCTGATGAGCAGCGACGCGGCCACCCGGGCGCACGCCGTGGAACGGGCCGCGCTGCGCGCCGGCGACCGGCAGAGCCTGCTCGCCGACTCCGGCGCCTGGTGGACCGCGGTGGCCACGATGCTCGACGACATGACCGGGCTGGCCCAGCAGATCGGTACCCGCACCCTGGCCCGGGCACAGGACCTGCGCGACCGGGCCACCCTGCGGCTGGCGCTGCTCTCCGCGATCGTGCTGCTCTGCCTGGCCGGCTCCGCCTACCTGGCGATCGGCGCCACCCGCTCGCTCGCCGAGCCGCTCGCCGCGCTGGCCGGCGAGGCCGACCGGCTGGCCGGCACCCGGCTGCCGGAGGCGGTGCGCCGGGCCGCGGCCGGGGAGGAGACCGGGCCACCCGGCGAGGTGCCGGTGGCCCGCGGCGCGAGCGCCGAGGTGCGCCAGGTCGCCGCCGCCTTCGACCGGGTGCAGACCACCGCGTACGCCCTCGCCACCGAACAGGCGCGGCTGCGGCGCACCACCGCCGAGTCGCTGGCCGACCTGGGCCGCCGCAACCAGAACCTGCTGCGCCGCCAGCTCGGCTTCATCACCCGCCTGGAACGTGAGGAGTCCACCCCGGGCGGCCTGGCCAACCTGTTCGAGCTGGACCACCTGGCCACCCGGATGCGGCGCAACGCGGAGAGCCTGCTGGTCCTGGTCGGCGCGGCCAGTCCCCGGCAGTGGCCGGAGCCGCTGCCGCTGGCCGATGTGATCCGGGCCGCGGTGTCCGAGGTGGAGGAGTACCGGCGGGTGGTGCTGCGCCGGCTCGACGACGCCATGGTGCAGGGCGCCGTCGCCAGCGGCCTGGCCCACATGCTCGCCGAACTGATCGAGAACGGACTCACCTTCTCCCCGCCGGACCTGGAGGTGGAGATCCACGGGCGGCGGATCGGGGACGGCTACCTGATCGCCGTCTGCGACCAGGGCGTCGGGATGAGCGACGACGACCTGAACCGGGCCAACGAGCGACTGCGCGGCGAGGGCGACTTCATGGTCGGGCCGGCCCGGTTCCTCGGGCACTACGTGGTCGGCCGGCTGGCCGCCGAGATGCGGGCCGGGGTGCGGCTCACCCCGTCCCCGGTGACCGGGGTGACCGCCCGGATCAGCCTGCCCGCCGAGCTGCTGGCCGAACCGGCCGAGATGGCGACGGACCCGGACCCGGCCCTGGAGCCGGCGCCGCTGGAGCAGCCGCGCACGGCGGATCCGGTGCGGATCCGGCCGCGGGCGCTGGAGGTCGACTACGTGGTGGTCACCGAACGCCCGGCGATCACGGCGCTGGACGTCGACCGTACCGCGAATGGTCTGCGAAAACGCATCCCCCGGGCGCGCCGGGCGGACCGTGGGCCGGTGCCCGCCGCGCGTGCCTCGCACGCCTCCAACGGCTCGCATGCCCCCAACGGCTCGCACGGTTCCAACGGCTCGCACGGTTCCAACGGCTCGCACGGTTCGCAGGGCGCGCACGCCTCGCGCGCTTCGCAGGATGAGCCCGCTGTCGCGGTGAGCGACGCCCCCGGCGCGGTCCGGGACCGGCTCACCGCCCTGCGCGCCGGCATCGAGCGGGGCTCCCGCCCCGCCGCCGCCACCTCGTTCGGCGATCCCGCCCCGACCGCTCCCTCCTTCGGCGATCCCGCCCTGACCGCCCCCTCCGAGGAGACCAGATGA
- a CDS encoding AAA domain-containing protein → MLPPTVLAVLAELAPAAAERTLDVTRGSQPLVWLETAEKAPRQAAVDRLAALDALHRDERILHRGWGFLAGRAEVDGKPRKIRVPLLSQPVRLERSLLAYRVVPAGDVEVTPLVADRELAAALEDAPGLAAPGWLEALGSRAWLRSVTDATGFTVDAVLGPSAPGPRIPGDGLVLVAAAALFVVRDVFGVGLADSLRSWAARDLSGTALAAVYGGTGTGPATGDAEAPAGSGVDDTETDTGAGDDPVLSPLPLTAPQRRVVRRARTAPITVVSGPPGSGKSHTVVAAALEVVDRGGSVLVATQSPHAAEVLAGLLARYPGPPPVLFGDPAGRAGLEAELTAGADRGVPASLIRSGRARVQAAALSVRAQRTALTRALDLEQRAAALPGYQPLLPGLATAVPGAFDDGVDLDEVRALLAAEPGDGWWARRRARAARRRAFRLLRAAPGVPEAPDPAVERTVREALAAATAQWAAAHLAATGGTDLAAAWSALHDAERELREAVGRAMHDAARGADRWDRDARRAAGALAAALRAGRNRRRELLARMAAAPLVRALPLWIGTVADVEDLLPPEPGLFDLVVIDEASHVDQIRAAPVLARARRALIVGDPRQLRFVSFVSDVDVTQVLDRHGADERLDVRRMSCYDLAAGAAPVTWLAEHHRSVPHLIDFPARRFYGGRVSVLTRTPQADATDAVDVRHVAAAALVKGVNEAEVAAALAVVEELAAAGHRGIGVISPFRAQAEALEAALVTAFPAERIEELRLRVGTVHAFQGSEADAVVVSLGLVDGDSPSRRRFVTDPRLFNVMVTRARRRLVVLTSLTAPGGLIGDYLAHAEGPRAAEPGPEPAGWAAEVAAELDRLEVPVRPGYRVGPWTIDLCAGPVGVFCAVHPDGPAAHLERQGALHRAGWRLIDAFPSRWQGDPRRAALEIAGVVAGRIWDIGFSEAAGGGTMSGKAPRADRARRTPGT, encoded by the coding sequence ATGCTGCCGCCGACCGTGCTCGCCGTGCTGGCCGAGCTGGCGCCGGCAGCGGCCGAGCGGACCCTGGACGTGACGCGCGGGTCGCAACCGCTGGTCTGGCTGGAGACCGCGGAGAAGGCGCCGCGGCAGGCCGCTGTCGACCGGCTCGCCGCGCTCGACGCGTTGCATCGGGACGAGCGGATCCTGCACCGCGGCTGGGGTTTCCTGGCCGGTCGGGCCGAGGTCGACGGCAAGCCCCGCAAGATCCGGGTGCCGCTGCTCAGCCAGCCGGTGCGGCTGGAGCGCTCGCTGCTGGCCTACCGGGTCGTCCCGGCCGGCGACGTCGAGGTGACCCCGCTGGTCGCGGACCGCGAGCTGGCCGCCGCGCTGGAGGACGCGCCGGGCCTGGCCGCACCCGGCTGGCTGGAGGCGCTCGGCAGCCGGGCCTGGTTGCGATCGGTCACCGATGCCACCGGTTTCACCGTCGACGCGGTGCTCGGCCCGTCCGCTCCGGGACCCCGGATCCCCGGCGACGGCCTGGTCCTGGTCGCCGCCGCGGCGCTGTTCGTGGTTCGCGACGTCTTCGGCGTCGGCCTCGCCGACAGCCTGCGCAGCTGGGCCGCCCGCGACCTGTCCGGCACCGCGTTGGCAGCGGTCTACGGCGGCACCGGGACCGGTCCGGCGACCGGCGATGCCGAGGCACCCGCGGGGTCCGGGGTGGACGACACCGAAACGGACACCGGCGCCGGCGACGACCCGGTCCTCTCGCCCCTGCCGCTGACCGCACCGCAGCGCCGGGTCGTCCGGCGCGCCCGCACCGCCCCGATCACCGTCGTCTCCGGCCCGCCCGGCAGCGGCAAGAGCCACACCGTCGTGGCCGCCGCCCTGGAGGTGGTCGACAGGGGCGGATCGGTGCTGGTGGCGACCCAGTCGCCGCACGCCGCCGAGGTGCTGGCCGGTCTGCTGGCCCGCTATCCGGGCCCGCCTCCGGTGCTGTTCGGCGACCCGGCGGGCCGCGCCGGCCTGGAGGCCGAGCTGACCGCCGGCGCCGATCGGGGTGTCCCGGCATCGCTGATCCGTTCCGGTCGCGCTCGCGTTCAGGCGGCAGCGCTTTCGGTACGCGCGCAGCGCACCGCCCTGACCCGGGCGCTGGACCTGGAGCAGCGTGCCGCCGCCCTCCCCGGCTACCAGCCCCTGCTGCCCGGGCTCGCCACCGCCGTCCCGGGCGCCTTCGACGACGGCGTGGACCTCGACGAGGTGCGCGCGCTGCTGGCTGCCGAGCCGGGTGACGGCTGGTGGGCCCGGCGCCGGGCGCGAGCCGCTCGGCGCCGGGCGTTCCGCCTGCTGCGAGCGGCTCCCGGCGTACCGGAAGCGCCTGATCCCGCAGTCGAGCGGACCGTGCGGGAAGCGCTCGCCGCGGCCACCGCGCAGTGGGCCGCCGCCCACCTCGCCGCGACCGGCGGCACCGACCTGGCCGCCGCCTGGTCCGCCCTGCACGACGCCGAGCGGGAGTTGCGCGAGGCGGTCGGCCGGGCGATGCACGACGCGGCGCGGGGCGCGGACCGCTGGGACCGGGATGCCCGGCGGGCGGCCGGCGCCCTGGCCGCCGCCCTGCGCGCCGGGCGCAACCGCCGCCGCGAGCTGCTCGCCCGGATGGCCGCCGCCCCGCTGGTCCGCGCGCTGCCGCTGTGGATCGGCACGGTCGCCGACGTCGAGGACCTGCTGCCGCCCGAGCCCGGCCTGTTCGACCTGGTGGTGATCGACGAGGCGTCGCATGTGGACCAGATCCGGGCGGCGCCGGTGCTGGCCCGCGCCCGCCGCGCGCTGATCGTCGGCGACCCGCGGCAGCTGCGGTTCGTGTCGTTCGTCAGCGACGTCGACGTCACCCAGGTGCTGGACCGGCACGGCGCCGACGAACGGCTCGACGTGCGCCGGATGAGCTGCTACGACCTGGCCGCCGGTGCCGCCCCGGTCACCTGGCTGGCCGAGCATCACCGCAGCGTGCCGCACCTGATCGACTTCCCGGCGCGGCGGTTCTACGGGGGCCGGGTGTCGGTGCTGACCCGCACCCCGCAGGCCGACGCGACAGACGCCGTCGACGTGCGGCACGTGGCGGCGGCCGCGCTGGTCAAGGGCGTCAACGAGGCCGAGGTGGCGGCCGCGCTGGCGGTGGTCGAGGAGCTGGCCGCGGCCGGGCACCGGGGGATCGGGGTGATCAGCCCGTTCCGCGCGCAGGCCGAGGCGCTGGAGGCCGCGCTGGTCACAGCGTTCCCGGCGGAACGGATCGAGGAGCTGCGGCTGCGCGTCGGCACGGTGCACGCCTTCCAGGGCAGCGAGGCCGACGCGGTGGTGGTCTCGCTGGGCCTGGTCGACGGCGACTCGCCGAGCCGGCGGCGGTTCGTCACCGATCCGCGCCTGTTCAACGTGATGGTCACCCGGGCCCGCCGGCGCCTGGTGGTGCTCACCTCGCTGACCGCACCGGGTGGCCTGATCGGCGACTACCTGGCCCACGCCGAGGGGCCGCGCGCCGCCGAACCGGGTCCCGAGCCGGCCGGCTGGGCCGCGGAGGTCGCCGCCGAGCTGGACCGGCTCGAGGTGCCGGTGCGGCCGGGCTACCGGGTCGGGCCGTGGACCATCGACCTGTGCGCCGGCCCGGTCGGCGTGTTCTGCGCGGTGCACCCGGACGGGCCGGCCGCGCACCTGGAGCGGCAGGGCGCGTTGCACCGCGCCGGCTGGCGGCTGATCGACGCTTTTCCGAGCCGCTGGCAGGGCGATCCGCGCCGGGCCGCCCTGGAGATCGCCGGTGTGGTGGCCGGTCGGATCTGGGACATCGGGTTCAGCGAGGCGGCGGGCGGCGGCACGATGTCGGGGAAGGCGCCGCGAGCCGATCGCGCCCGGCGCACACCAGGTACCTGA
- a CDS encoding peptidoglycan-binding protein, which yields MANIFTQNTSSLSSFIRSEVEFGGPVANGARGTAVRRVQEWLTLHDHGVVVDGIFGPATGRAVAAFQSDQGLAATSTVDQQTFDKLVAPMVGVLKQRVTRSVPLAEAVVEYARAHLEPHPREVGGPNSGPWVRLYMSGREGEAFAWCAGFVTFLLDQAAQSLGAGKPITGSVSCDTLAAQASQAGVFLAGGEAAGKLTPGSIFLVRRVPGDWTHTGVVTEVHDNTIDTIEGNTNDAGQREGYEVCARTRSYDDKDFILI from the coding sequence ATGGCGAACATCTTCACGCAGAACACCAGTTCGTTGTCCAGCTTCATCCGTAGCGAGGTCGAGTTCGGCGGCCCGGTCGCGAACGGCGCCCGCGGCACCGCGGTGCGCCGCGTCCAGGAATGGCTCACGCTGCACGACCACGGCGTGGTGGTGGACGGGATCTTCGGCCCGGCGACCGGCCGGGCGGTCGCCGCGTTCCAGTCCGACCAGGGCCTGGCCGCCACCAGCACCGTCGACCAGCAGACCTTCGACAAGCTGGTGGCACCCATGGTCGGCGTGCTCAAGCAGCGGGTCACCCGGTCCGTACCGCTCGCCGAGGCCGTCGTCGAGTACGCCAGGGCCCACCTCGAACCGCACCCGCGCGAGGTCGGCGGCCCGAACAGCGGCCCGTGGGTGCGTCTCTACATGAGCGGCCGGGAGGGCGAGGCGTTCGCCTGGTGCGCCGGGTTCGTCACCTTCCTGCTCGACCAGGCCGCGCAGTCGCTGGGTGCCGGCAAGCCGATCACCGGCTCGGTGTCCTGCGACACCCTCGCGGCGCAGGCCTCCCAGGCCGGGGTGTTCCTGGCCGGCGGCGAGGCGGCCGGCAAGCTCACCCCGGGCAGCATCTTCCTGGTCCGCCGGGTGCCGGGCGACTGGACGCACACCGGCGTCGTCACCGAGGTGCACGACAACACCATCGACACGATCGAGGGCAACACCAACGACGCCGGTCAGCGGGAGGGCTACGAGGTCTGCGCCCGGACCCGGTCGTACGACGACAAAGACTTCATTCTGATCTGA
- a CDS encoding GTP-binding protein, with the protein MVFGRSETVAAAPPVAVKIVISGGFGVGKTTFVGAVSEIEPLVTEAELTEKSIGVDDTSAVAQKTTTTVALDFGRITLDEALLLYLFGTPGQDRFAFLWDDLVDGALGAIVLVDTRRIEDCFPAIDYFEDHDIPFIIGVNTFDGARRFDHAEIREALGLTAELPMVECDARRRESVKTVLVTLTERVLARRLERATSV; encoded by the coding sequence ATCGTGTTCGGGCGCTCTGAAACGGTCGCCGCCGCGCCGCCGGTGGCCGTCAAAATCGTCATCAGCGGCGGCTTCGGTGTCGGCAAGACCACCTTCGTCGGCGCGGTCTCCGAGATCGAGCCGCTGGTCACCGAGGCCGAGCTGACCGAGAAGTCGATAGGCGTCGACGACACGTCGGCGGTGGCCCAGAAGACCACCACCACCGTCGCCCTCGACTTCGGCCGGATCACCCTCGACGAGGCGCTGCTGCTCTACCTGTTCGGCACCCCCGGCCAGGACCGCTTCGCCTTCCTCTGGGACGACCTGGTGGACGGCGCGCTCGGCGCCATCGTGCTGGTCGACACCCGGCGGATCGAGGACTGCTTCCCGGCCATCGACTACTTCGAGGACCACGACATCCCGTTCATCATCGGCGTCAACACCTTCGACGGCGCCCGCCGCTTCGACCACGCCGAGATCCGCGAGGCGCTGGGCCTGACCGCCGAGCTGCCGATGGTCGAATGCGACGCCCGCCGCCGGGAGTCCGTCAAGACGGTCCTGGTCACCCTGACCGAGCGGGTTCTGGCCCGCCGCCTGGAACGGGCCACCTCCGTCTGA
- a CDS encoding roadblock/LC7 domain-containing protein, with protein sequence MTVEAPADRHQFNWMLGNFVHQTDGVRDAVAVSSDGLLIAGSDGLSRAEADQLAAIVSSMASLARTASRRYDFDGLKLVMIEMRRGFLVISVIPGGSCLGVVAGGDSDLGLVGYEISRLAERFGDLLTPALIAQSRQTLPR encoded by the coding sequence ATGACCGTGGAAGCACCCGCCGACCGGCACCAGTTCAACTGGATGCTCGGCAACTTCGTCCATCAGACCGACGGGGTGCGCGACGCCGTCGCCGTCTCCTCGGACGGGTTGCTGATCGCCGGCTCGGACGGGCTGAGCCGCGCCGAGGCGGACCAGCTGGCCGCGATCGTCTCCAGCATGGCCAGCCTGGCCCGCACCGCGTCGCGCCGCTACGACTTCGACGGCCTGAAGCTCGTCATGATCGAGATGCGGCGCGGCTTCCTGGTGATCTCGGTGATCCCGGGCGGCAGCTGCCTCGGCGTGGTGGCCGGCGGGGACAGCGACCTGGGCCTGGTCGGCTACGAGATCTCCCGGCTCGCCGAGCGGTTCGGTGACCTGCTCACGCCCGCGTTGATCGCCCAATCCCGGCAGACCCTGCCGCGATGA